Proteins encoded together in one Chitinophaga sp. LS1 window:
- a CDS encoding winged helix-turn-helix transcriptional regulator, whose amino-acid sequence MRKESSTNTLNRNKISNNCGMAYTLDVIGGRWKPTILWSLLNGKLRYSELKKSIPDVSERILVLQLRELEKDGLINRLVYAEVPPRVEYELTKDGASLQPMLQIISEWGDVHRPHKANV is encoded by the coding sequence ATGAGAAAAGAAAGCTCTACTAATACATTGAACAGGAATAAAATCAGCAATAACTGCGGCATGGCGTATACGCTGGACGTAATAGGCGGCCGATGGAAACCGACTATCTTGTGGAGCCTGCTCAATGGCAAGCTGCGGTATAGTGAACTGAAAAAATCTATTCCCGATGTATCTGAAAGAATCCTGGTCCTGCAGTTGAGAGAACTGGAAAAAGACGGACTAATCAATCGACTCGTTTATGCAGAAGTGCCGCCAAGAGTAGAATACGAGCTCACTAAAGACGGCGCCTCACTCCAACCCATGTTACAAATCATATCTGAATGGGGTGATGTGCATAGACCTCACAAAGCAAACGTTTAA
- a CDS encoding alpha-galactosidase encodes MIKQVAIAFTLFCCLPVTRLLAQERFSTTTDHLQLDFEVDGKGRLLQKYFGPKLADGGEQLRPVERWEAYTPAGTNNLFEPAIQVTHADGNPSLELLYINRNTVKTDDNITATTITLRDPKYPFTVLLHVNTYAKEDIFKVWTEISHKEKGAVVLANFASSILHFNAHKYYLTNFHGDWAEEMKMDENELTSGIKILDSKLGTRADMYQMPFYFVSLDEPSTETHGAVMAGTLAWTGNFRFAFEVDELNMLRVISGMNTYASQYKLQPDQNFETPAFIFSYSDNGRAAISHNFHRWGAKYGVIDGDKPRTVLLNNWEATGFDFNEEKLSALFDDAHKLGADLFLLDDGWFGNKYPRNADNAGLGDWQEMKAKLPHGLGYLVKTAEEKKVKFGIWLEPEMVNPASDLYHQHPDWILKLPNRGEDYFRNQLVLDLVNPKVQDFVYGIVDNMMTANPGIAYIKWDCNRMITNAYSPYLKDNQGGLYIEYTRSLYQVLKRIRSKYPHLAIMLCSGGGGRVDYGALPYFTEFWASDNTDPFERVFIQWGYSYFFPSFTVADHVTSWGKQSLKFRTDVAMMGRLGYDINLDKFTGDEWTFSQQAVANYKRLQPVLAHGDLYRLISPYKENRAVLMYVDAAQSKSVLFAYNLHTRFGENFAPVKLQGLDPHRQYRVTEINLKPGEESHLYEHNKIFSGDYLMKAGINVSGNEPLSSKVLEIVTE; translated from the coding sequence ATGATTAAACAGGTCGCTATTGCCTTTACGCTATTTTGCTGTTTACCCGTCACGCGTTTGCTGGCGCAGGAACGATTCTCTACCACCACCGATCATTTACAACTGGATTTTGAAGTAGATGGCAAAGGAAGATTGTTGCAGAAATACTTTGGTCCCAAACTCGCAGATGGCGGAGAACAGCTTCGTCCTGTAGAGCGTTGGGAGGCATATACACCCGCGGGTACAAACAACCTGTTTGAACCTGCGATACAGGTCACCCATGCGGATGGCAACCCTTCGCTGGAGCTGTTGTACATTAACCGGAACACGGTAAAAACGGATGACAATATCACTGCGACCACTATCACCCTGCGTGACCCGAAATATCCATTTACCGTATTACTACATGTAAATACCTATGCAAAGGAAGACATCTTTAAGGTCTGGACAGAGATCAGTCATAAGGAAAAAGGAGCCGTTGTCCTGGCTAATTTCGCATCCAGCATCCTGCACTTCAATGCACATAAATACTACCTTACCAACTTCCATGGTGACTGGGCAGAAGAAATGAAGATGGATGAAAACGAACTGACCAGTGGTATCAAGATCCTTGATTCCAAACTGGGTACCCGTGCAGATATGTACCAGATGCCTTTCTATTTTGTCTCTTTAGATGAACCTTCTACTGAAACACATGGCGCTGTGATGGCAGGTACGCTGGCCTGGACGGGCAATTTCCGGTTTGCTTTTGAAGTCGACGAGCTGAATATGCTTCGGGTTATTTCAGGTATGAACACCTATGCTTCTCAATATAAACTACAACCTGACCAGAATTTTGAAACTCCTGCATTTATATTTTCTTACAGCGATAATGGCCGTGCTGCTATCAGTCATAACTTCCATCGCTGGGGTGCGAAGTATGGTGTAATAGATGGCGATAAACCACGTACCGTATTGCTGAATAACTGGGAGGCGACTGGGTTTGATTTTAATGAAGAAAAGCTCTCTGCTTTGTTTGATGATGCCCATAAATTAGGGGCTGATCTGTTTTTGTTAGATGATGGCTGGTTTGGGAATAAATACCCCCGCAATGCCGATAATGCAGGGCTGGGCGACTGGCAGGAAATGAAGGCTAAACTGCCGCATGGACTGGGTTACCTGGTAAAAACTGCGGAAGAGAAAAAGGTGAAATTTGGTATCTGGCTGGAACCTGAAATGGTGAATCCCGCCAGCGATCTGTATCACCAGCATCCTGACTGGATACTGAAGTTGCCAAACAGAGGTGAAGATTACTTCCGTAACCAGCTGGTATTGGATCTGGTGAATCCTAAAGTACAGGATTTTGTATATGGCATCGTTGATAACATGATGACTGCCAACCCGGGTATTGCCTACATCAAGTGGGATTGTAACCGTATGATCACAAATGCATATTCTCCTTACCTGAAAGACAACCAGGGAGGACTATATATTGAATACACCCGTAGTTTGTACCAGGTACTGAAACGTATCCGTAGCAAGTATCCGCACTTAGCGATCATGTTGTGCTCCGGTGGCGGTGGCAGGGTTGATTATGGGGCGTTGCCTTACTTTACAGAGTTCTGGGCAAGTGACAATACAGATCCGTTTGAAAGGGTATTTATACAGTGGGGATATTCTTATTTCTTCCCTTCATTTACAGTAGCCGACCACGTTACCTCATGGGGTAAGCAATCCCTGAAGTTCCGTACAGATGTGGCGATGATGGGCAGACTGGGGTATGATATAAACCTGGATAAATTCACGGGCGATGAATGGACATTTAGTCAGCAGGCCGTGGCGAACTATAAACGGTTGCAGCCGGTACTGGCGCATGGTGATCTGTATCGTTTGATCTCTCCCTATAAGGAGAATAGAGCCGTGTTGATGTACGTAGATGCTGCGCAATCAAAATCAGTCTTATTCGCTTATAACCTGCATACCCGTTTTGGAGAAAACTTTGCACCTGTAAAATTGCAGGGATTGGATCCACACAGACAATACAGGGTGACGGAAATCAACCTGAAGCCCGGCGAAGAATCTCATTTATATGAACACAATAAGATATTTTCGGGTGATTATCTCATGAAAGCGGGTATCAATGTATCCGGGAATGAGCCGTTATCCAGCAAAGTATTGGAAATTGTGACTGAATGA
- a CDS encoding OmpA family protein, with protein sequence MKISLLIILFCYCTNLLSAQNLLPNASFEEVNICTEYIAPCAPCGWMAVAPEMIKMKYLCNGAALQGQHYVSLLQEGPVENPDARVYIQTRLLCALQKGQAYKIRVYMNTENYPLRIGLRFDTAFIFSENTGCLSQPVSVELNEADQQKKLWHTKMPWYILEKTYVATNNATHLIVGNFKAPVRKNGFSGYTNAQVLIDSISITAVNEQLQLCGDTAATRAALYAEHHRHSIPEALTPGRPVLHTLNGSHEGCDTLILKDDLFNQDHTTINERYRQPINDALKNYKGDTTMRIQLVGHAWQAASEEYNKIISYDKAKAVATYLVYNEGYSFDDFQIRGEGKRNPRYDTTEADNNRVEMILCHVAPPVVVVKKVVPPPDTLVIPDILFKFNSSELNPALHAALDSLMKKIPRDGSVQLQVTGHTDNAGNDDYNYTLSLRRATAVTGYMQQYGVGNDIRQISGAGETQPVADNKTLEGRRKNRRVEIIIFHTTD encoded by the coding sequence ATGAAAATAAGCTTACTGATTATATTATTCTGTTACTGTACAAACCTGCTAAGTGCACAGAACCTGTTGCCGAATGCGAGTTTTGAGGAAGTAAATATCTGCACGGAATACATAGCGCCCTGTGCTCCCTGCGGGTGGATGGCTGTTGCACCAGAGATGATCAAGATGAAATATCTCTGTAATGGCGCTGCTTTGCAGGGGCAGCACTATGTATCCCTGTTGCAGGAAGGACCTGTGGAGAATCCGGATGCAAGAGTGTATATACAAACCCGGTTGTTGTGTGCGTTGCAAAAAGGACAGGCGTATAAGATAAGGGTGTATATGAATACGGAAAATTATCCGTTGCGTATCGGACTGCGGTTTGATACGGCTTTTATCTTTAGTGAGAATACGGGTTGTTTGTCACAACCTGTCAGCGTAGAACTAAATGAAGCGGATCAGCAAAAAAAACTGTGGCATACCAAAATGCCCTGGTATATATTAGAGAAGACCTATGTGGCCACTAATAATGCGACACACCTGATAGTGGGGAATTTCAAAGCACCTGTGCGTAAAAATGGATTTTCTGGTTATACCAATGCACAGGTATTAATAGATAGTATCAGTATTACAGCTGTCAATGAGCAATTGCAGCTATGCGGAGATACCGCTGCTACACGGGCTGCTTTATATGCAGAACATCACAGGCATTCTATTCCGGAAGCTTTGACACCGGGCAGACCTGTCCTGCATACACTCAATGGGAGTCATGAGGGATGTGATACATTGATATTGAAAGATGATTTATTTAACCAGGATCATACTACGATTAATGAACGATATCGGCAGCCTATCAACGACGCACTGAAAAATTATAAAGGAGATACGACCATGCGGATTCAGTTGGTCGGCCATGCATGGCAGGCAGCATCGGAAGAGTACAATAAAATTATTTCCTATGATAAGGCGAAGGCAGTGGCTACTTATCTTGTATATAATGAGGGGTATAGTTTTGATGATTTCCAGATAAGAGGAGAGGGGAAGCGAAATCCGCGATATGATACAACTGAGGCAGATAATAACAGGGTAGAAATGATCTTGTGCCATGTAGCGCCGCCGGTAGTGGTCGTGAAAAAGGTGGTCCCACCTCCTGATACACTGGTCATACCAGATATATTATTCAAATTTAACAGTAGTGAGCTCAATCCTGCATTGCATGCAGCACTTGATAGTTTGATGAAAAAAATACCAAGGGATGGAAGCGTGCAATTACAGGTAACAGGGCATACAGATAATGCAGGTAATGATGATTATAATTATACTTTATCATTACGTAGGGCAACTGCCGTAACCGGCTATATGCAGCAGTATGGTGTAGGAAATGACATCCGCCAGATTAGCGGAGCTGGCGAAACGCAGCCGGTGGCGGATAACAAAACATTAGAAGGAAGAAGAAAAAACCGGAGAGTGGAAATAATTATTTTCCATACAACAGATTAA
- a CDS encoding SusC/RagA family TonB-linked outer membrane protein, which yields MQLLSWLMLASLLSITSISLAQQGKSVHGTVTAGDNKQPLERVVIIEKSTQNHAYTDASGTYSITLKNDNATLIFSYVGYSTQEIPVGAQSVVDVVMQPSQKDLSEVVVTAFGVKKEKRALGYTIQQVDNADLNVNHQPNVVNALQGKVAGVQITSTGGGPGQSSRIIIRGINSLAGDRNNQPLFIIDGVEIDNSTYTTGGAETRGMSNRASDINPDDIDNISVLRGGAATALYGIRAANGAIIITTKSAKAGKIRVSYNGLYGFDQVNKIPEVQSTYTQGYLGVYDATSFWPTWGPTVAEARQEDPTHPATLFNNYKQAFRTGMQTRHTVSVGGGTEAAQVIGSVSYFKQNGVIPFSDYTSYNARLNATFRISNKVTAGASLNYINSGGNRVNSDRYGEQIIYWAPRWNMKDYKKEDGTQQTYSSGTNNPIYTLSTNKFRDNVNRAIASAYITYKPVDWLNFSYRFGNDFYTDGRTHTAPGPLGVVDEAPNLDDNEYGFIDEYNLRSRNLTSTIMANFTKTFNEKFSIDFKLGHDLRDQRVRRSSVEGDTLVVPDLFLLGNAKRVKGDSYILDYRNYGYFGDLTLGWKNLLFLELTGRNDLTSTLSRENRSYFYPSASLSYIFSDMFKLPDWWSYGKLKISYAQIGKDGDAYAITNGFETGDPIGTTVPFYQSRTLGNANLRPEFTNTSEIGTELRFLDNRLGLEVNAYQQKSKDLLVPVYVSNATGYDQAYVNAGEINNKGLEVTVTAMPVRTKDFSWDVKINFSTNRNRVIKLNEQQGAELKEIVISSQYGYLSSTVTSKLVPGMAYGALYGRSYKRYYAKDDDDGVTLRKDLPLLIGANGFPVLDDVTNQRYLGSTLPKWMGSTLQTFRYKNFTLSLLLDVRQGAYKYNQLSNFLAAFGESKITENRNQTIVFDGVLADGTQNAKAVYLGQSTGPDGVDYGAGYYRNYYRGASEKFIENASWVRLRSAGLSYTLPAGWLKPTHAISGATVSFTGNNLWLHTKYTGFDPETSSASASSNGADSFAGFTYPATRSFLFSVNLQF from the coding sequence ATGCAATTATTGTCATGGTTGATGCTAGCATCATTGCTAAGTATTACCTCGATTTCCCTTGCGCAGCAGGGAAAATCCGTACACGGCACTGTTACTGCCGGAGATAATAAACAACCCCTGGAAAGAGTCGTCATTATCGAAAAGAGCACCCAAAATCACGCCTACACTGATGCATCCGGCACCTACTCCATTACCCTGAAAAACGACAACGCCACACTTATTTTTAGCTATGTAGGCTACTCCACACAGGAAATACCGGTCGGTGCTCAGTCTGTCGTCGATGTTGTCATGCAACCCTCTCAGAAAGACCTGAGTGAAGTAGTTGTCACCGCCTTCGGTGTCAAAAAAGAAAAACGCGCACTAGGTTACACGATCCAGCAGGTAGACAACGCAGACCTGAATGTAAACCACCAACCGAATGTAGTCAATGCGCTGCAGGGCAAAGTAGCAGGCGTACAGATTACCAGTACCGGGGGCGGCCCCGGCCAGAGTTCCCGTATCATCATTCGGGGTATCAACTCCCTCGCTGGTGATAGAAACAACCAACCCCTCTTTATCATTGACGGGGTGGAAATAGACAATAGTACTTATACCACTGGTGGTGCAGAAACACGTGGTATGAGTAACCGTGCTTCTGACATCAACCCCGATGATATTGACAACATTTCTGTACTACGTGGTGGTGCGGCCACTGCCCTCTATGGTATTCGCGCAGCAAACGGCGCGATCATCATTACTACCAAATCAGCAAAAGCCGGTAAGATCCGGGTATCTTACAATGGTTTGTATGGCTTTGACCAGGTGAATAAGATCCCTGAAGTGCAATCTACCTACACGCAGGGTTACCTCGGCGTATACGACGCTACCAGCTTCTGGCCCACCTGGGGACCTACCGTGGCCGAAGCCAGGCAGGAAGATCCTACCCATCCGGCTACACTCTTTAACAATTATAAACAGGCTTTCCGAACCGGCATGCAAACCCGCCATACTGTGAGCGTAGGCGGAGGTACAGAGGCGGCGCAGGTTATAGGATCAGTCTCCTATTTCAAGCAGAATGGTGTGATCCCCTTTAGTGACTACACCAGTTACAACGCCCGCCTGAATGCCACTTTCAGGATCAGTAACAAGGTGACCGCCGGTGCGTCTCTCAATTACATCAACTCCGGTGGCAATAGGGTCAACTCCGATCGCTATGGCGAACAGATCATCTACTGGGCGCCCCGGTGGAACATGAAAGATTATAAGAAAGAAGATGGTACCCAACAAACGTACAGCAGCGGAACGAACAATCCCATTTACACACTCTCTACCAATAAATTCAGGGATAATGTAAACAGGGCTATCGCAAGTGCCTACATCACTTATAAGCCTGTTGACTGGTTGAATTTCTCTTATCGCTTTGGTAATGACTTCTACACCGATGGCCGTACGCATACCGCTCCCGGTCCACTGGGCGTGGTGGATGAAGCACCTAACCTCGATGACAACGAATACGGTTTCATTGATGAATACAACCTGCGCAGTCGTAACCTTACTTCTACCATCATGGCGAATTTCACAAAGACATTCAATGAGAAATTCTCTATTGACTTTAAACTCGGTCACGATCTTCGCGACCAACGGGTACGTAGAAGTAGTGTGGAAGGAGATACACTGGTGGTGCCGGATCTTTTTTTATTAGGCAATGCCAAACGTGTGAAAGGGGATTCTTATATCCTCGACTACCGCAATTACGGCTATTTTGGAGACCTGACCCTGGGGTGGAAGAACCTGCTCTTCCTGGAACTCACCGGTCGTAATGACCTGACATCGACCTTGTCCCGCGAGAACCGAAGTTACTTTTATCCCAGTGCCAGTCTTAGCTATATCTTCTCTGATATGTTCAAATTACCAGATTGGTGGAGTTATGGAAAACTGAAAATCTCCTATGCACAGATAGGCAAAGATGGTGATGCATACGCGATTACGAATGGTTTTGAAACGGGTGATCCGATTGGGACCACTGTACCTTTTTATCAAAGCAGAACCTTGGGCAATGCGAACCTTCGTCCGGAATTTACGAATACCAGTGAAATCGGTACAGAACTGCGTTTTCTCGATAATCGCCTGGGATTGGAAGTAAATGCTTATCAGCAAAAGAGCAAAGACCTGTTGGTGCCGGTGTATGTATCAAATGCTACCGGTTATGATCAGGCTTATGTCAATGCGGGTGAAATCAATAACAAGGGTTTGGAAGTGACTGTAACAGCGATGCCGGTACGTACGAAAGACTTTAGCTGGGATGTTAAGATCAATTTTTCTACGAATAGGAACAGGGTGATTAAACTGAATGAGCAGCAGGGCGCAGAATTGAAAGAGATCGTGATTTCCAGTCAGTATGGCTACCTCAGTTCAACTGTTACCAGCAAGCTGGTACCCGGTATGGCTTATGGTGCGCTGTATGGCCGTAGTTACAAACGGTATTATGCTAAAGACGATGATGATGGTGTGACCCTGCGTAAAGACCTGCCATTGCTCATTGGTGCGAATGGTTTCCCTGTGTTGGATGATGTCACTAATCAGCGGTATCTGGGTAGTACTTTGCCAAAATGGATGGGGAGCACACTACAGACTTTCAGGTATAAGAATTTTACACTTTCGTTGTTACTGGATGTTCGTCAGGGAGCCTATAAATACAACCAGCTATCCAACTTCCTCGCTGCCTTTGGGGAATCAAAGATAACAGAGAACAGGAACCAGACGATTGTATTTGATGGTGTGCTGGCAGATGGAACACAGAATGCAAAAGCCGTTTATTTAGGTCAGAGTACGGGGCCTGATGGGGTAGATTATGGGGCAGGTTATTATCGTAATTACTATCGTGGGGCAAGTGAAAAGTTTATTGAAAATGCTTCGTGGGTGCGGTTACGATCAGCAGGGTTATCGTACACATTGCCTGCTGGCTGGCTAAAACCTACCCATGCCATTTCGGGAGCGACTGTGTCATTCACAGGGAATAACCTCTGGTTGCATACAAAGTATACGGGTTTCGATCCTGAAACCAGCTCCGCCTCTGCCAGCAGTAATGGTGCCGATAGCTTTGCAGGGTTTACTTATCCTGCTACCCGTAGTTTCCTGTTCAGTGTAAACCTTCAATTCTAA
- a CDS encoding SusD/RagB family nutrient-binding outer membrane lipoprotein produces MKRIYIILLAAIAGCSKGYLDVNQTNPNQTTNPPINGLLSEVTYQTGVNVFNVGNITSYYVQQLASPNASSSTDVYDDIDASTTWKNIYLTIEDIRQMEVLAVEKNAYQHMGVGQILEAYNMSMLIDLWGDAPYSQAWQGATYLTPAYDKGAAIYDSCLLLIEKGIASLKQADPLITLDAENDLVHSGSVAGWIKTAYTLKARLLNRLSKQADYDPAAILSALDSGYTSNSDDAAITRFESLSLWNGVAVNNASGNLDGWLSATFINALNGSTYGIFDPRLPLITDTTKYGDYRGTVNGAGRVGSGTDKGQCYLSVNGYYSKSGAPLLLLTYAEARFIAAEAYFNTDAAKSYQAYLDGIGANMDKVGVSVTDKANYLSQLPAYSKELLFKEKYVVMFLQPECWTDARRYDYQYKNFNLPANALLTTFIRRVSYPASETSRNAANVPAVSSLADVLWWDK; encoded by the coding sequence ATGAAACGAATATATATAATCTTACTGGCCGCCATAGCAGGTTGTTCCAAAGGCTACCTGGATGTGAACCAGACGAACCCGAATCAAACAACCAACCCACCTATCAATGGGTTATTATCAGAAGTTACTTACCAGACAGGTGTAAACGTATTCAATGTAGGCAATATCACTTCTTATTACGTACAACAGCTGGCCTCACCCAATGCCAGCAGTAGTACAGATGTGTATGATGACATTGATGCCAGCACCACCTGGAAAAACATCTACCTCACGATAGAGGATATACGCCAGATGGAAGTACTGGCTGTAGAGAAGAACGCTTATCAGCATATGGGTGTAGGCCAGATCCTCGAAGCTTACAACATGAGTATGCTCATAGATCTTTGGGGAGACGCTCCTTACTCGCAGGCATGGCAGGGCGCTACTTATCTCACACCCGCTTACGATAAAGGAGCGGCGATTTATGATAGTTGTTTATTATTGATAGAAAAAGGAATTGCTTCCCTCAAACAGGCAGATCCGCTTATTACCCTCGATGCAGAAAACGATCTGGTACATAGTGGCTCGGTAGCAGGTTGGATCAAAACAGCCTATACACTCAAAGCGCGGTTACTAAACCGCCTGAGCAAACAAGCGGATTACGATCCTGCAGCCATCCTATCAGCACTGGATAGTGGCTATACCAGCAATAGCGATGATGCCGCCATCACCCGGTTTGAAAGTCTGAGTCTATGGAACGGCGTAGCCGTCAATAATGCCAGTGGCAATCTCGACGGCTGGCTGAGTGCGACTTTTATCAATGCCCTGAATGGCAGTACATATGGGATATTCGATCCTCGTTTGCCATTGATAACAGATACGACTAAATATGGTGATTACAGGGGGACTGTTAATGGTGCGGGGCGTGTAGGCTCCGGTACGGACAAAGGGCAGTGCTACCTGTCAGTAAATGGGTACTATTCTAAATCAGGTGCGCCATTATTATTGCTTACGTATGCAGAGGCCCGGTTTATTGCAGCAGAAGCCTATTTTAATACCGATGCTGCAAAGTCTTATCAGGCATACCTGGATGGCATAGGTGCAAATATGGATAAGGTAGGCGTGTCTGTTACAGACAAGGCGAACTACCTGTCTCAATTACCTGCTTATTCAAAGGAGCTGTTGTTTAAAGAGAAATACGTGGTAATGTTCCTGCAGCCTGAATGCTGGACAGATGCACGGAGATATGATTATCAATATAAGAATTTCAATTTACCGGCGAATGCGCTCTTAACCACCTTTATCAGAAGGGTAAGTTATCCTGCATCTGAAACCAGTAGGAATGCAGCGAATGTGCCGGCAGTGAGTTCGCTGGCGGATGTACTCTGGTGGGATAAGTGA
- a CDS encoding HAMP domain-containing sensor histidine kinase yields the protein MARLTNLWEKLVGDPAAFSLENRAFNSISVITLALLTVLLPFNMWLGLTAVWIIVLVLLILQVFFFWLSRFKGIYNVSMLAYVIVSYITLTATYYLNSGSHGPVLLLFFLTFNLLIAFSPRNRHWIWASLHLLLPITLLTMEYLHPSWIADSYQSAQNRYIDLASSYFVTLTCTFLITNYLRNNYNREKKKAEDRADKIDIQNANLEQLNQKKDKLFSIIAHDLQSPLNSIITTLHLIAEYELSEEERKMLGDELLTMTKNTSNMLTNLLTWSKMQMDGRGVRLSPVHVYEVVQRVLGIQQILADKKSVTLTSKIDPAVYVTADHNMLELIIRNLVNNAIKFTPNNGQVTISLLVKDGICQLMVTDNGIGIESSHKEEIFSLKTQSTFGTNNEKGIGLGLVLCKELQSLQHGELWFESVQGKGTTFYATIPVADPAADGRISA from the coding sequence TTGGCTCGACTTACCAACTTATGGGAGAAGCTAGTGGGAGACCCTGCAGCGTTTTCGCTGGAGAACCGTGCTTTCAACTCCATCAGTGTCATTACCCTGGCACTCTTAACTGTATTATTGCCATTCAATATGTGGCTGGGACTGACTGCGGTATGGATCATCGTGCTGGTGTTACTGATCTTACAGGTTTTCTTCTTCTGGTTGTCCAGGTTTAAGGGGATTTACAACGTGAGCATGCTGGCCTATGTGATTGTCAGTTATATCACATTGACGGCCACTTATTACCTGAACTCCGGCAGTCATGGCCCCGTTCTCCTGTTGTTTTTCCTCACATTTAACCTGCTGATTGCATTCAGCCCACGTAATCGACACTGGATCTGGGCTTCCCTGCATTTGCTCCTACCAATTACCCTGCTCACCATGGAATACCTGCACCCCAGCTGGATTGCAGATAGTTATCAGAGTGCGCAAAACAGGTATATTGACCTCGCTTCCAGCTACTTTGTGACCCTAACCTGCACCTTCCTGATCACTAATTACCTGCGGAATAATTATAACAGGGAGAAAAAGAAGGCGGAAGACAGGGCGGATAAAATCGATATTCAGAATGCCAACCTGGAACAACTGAACCAGAAAAAGGATAAACTCTTCTCTATCATCGCACATGACCTGCAAAGTCCCTTAAATTCGATTATTACGACCCTGCACCTCATTGCAGAATACGAATTGTCAGAAGAGGAACGTAAAATGCTGGGCGATGAACTGCTGACCATGACCAAGAATACCTCCAATATGCTGACGAACCTGCTTACATGGAGTAAGATGCAGATGGATGGTCGTGGGGTACGGTTATCACCGGTACATGTATACGAAGTTGTGCAACGGGTATTGGGTATTCAACAGATACTTGCAGATAAAAAATCAGTGACGCTGACTTCCAAAATTGATCCTGCTGTGTATGTAACGGCAGATCATAATATGCTGGAGCTCATCATCAGGAACCTGGTGAATAATGCGATTAAGTTTACTCCTAATAACGGACAGGTGACGATCAGCCTGTTGGTAAAAGATGGTATTTGCCAGCTGATGGTGACGGATAATGGTATTGGTATTGAAAGTTCTCATAAGGAAGAAATCTTTTCCTTGAAGACGCAATCTACTTTCGGAACGAATAATGAAAAAGGGATTGGGCTTGGATTGGTACTTTGCAAAGAGCTGCAATCTTTACAGCATGGGGAGCTTTGGTTTGAAAGTGTACAGGGGAAAGGAACGACTTTTTATGCGACGATACCGGTGGCGGATCCTGCTGCGGATGGGAGGATATCGGCGTAA
- a CDS encoding DUF4251 domain-containing protein, which translates to MKNIVIAGLVSMAISLPSLTSAQSKSDDKKAAITNLIHNQSYVFTAQSSIPAGPSPDRQLNGQYDLTVTKDSVISYLPYFGRAYTAPMDPSKGGIQFTSTKFDYKVTEKKKGGWTIVIKPKDTQEASQLILNVSSAGYSSLQVIGNNRQPITFNGVVDERKSKK; encoded by the coding sequence ATGAAAAATATCGTAATAGCCGGCCTTGTGTCCATGGCTATATCCCTGCCCAGCCTCACTTCAGCACAATCCAAAAGCGACGATAAGAAAGCGGCCATCACAAATCTGATTCATAACCAGTCATATGTATTTACTGCTCAGTCTTCAATACCTGCCGGCCCTTCGCCGGACAGGCAGCTGAATGGTCAGTATGACCTGACAGTCACCAAAGACTCTGTAATCAGTTATCTGCCGTATTTTGGCCGTGCGTATACAGCACCGATGGATCCTTCCAAAGGAGGCATACAATTTACCTCTACTAAATTTGATTATAAGGTCACAGAAAAGAAAAAAGGAGGATGGACGATTGTGATCAAACCAAAGGATACACAGGAAGCCAGTCAACTGATACTCAATGTCTCTTCAGCAGGATATTCTTCACTGCAGGTGATTGGCAACAACCGCCAGCCTATTACATTTAATGGAGTAGTAGATGAAAGGAAATCTAAAAAATAA